A region of Candidatus Coatesbacteria bacterium DNA encodes the following proteins:
- the fabZ gene encoding 3-hydroxyacyl-ACP dehydratase FabZ, protein MDVKGIQRKLPHRYPFQLVDRILEVEPLKRIKALKNVTNNEPYFVGHFPDEPLMPGVLQIEALAQAGGILLHFSYDLEDGQIILFRGVEEAKFKRPVVPGDQLILEAEILSIHRGLCRMKTVASVDGKPTTLAKLTCFFEVPAGAPEIKNRKKKG, encoded by the coding sequence ATGGACGTCAAGGGCATTCAACGCAAACTGCCCCACCGCTATCCTTTCCAGTTGGTGGATCGCATCCTCGAGGTCGAGCCGCTCAAGCGGATCAAGGCGCTCAAGAACGTCACCAACAACGAGCCCTACTTCGTCGGCCACTTCCCCGACGAGCCGCTGATGCCCGGCGTCCTGCAGATCGAAGCCCTGGCTCAGGCCGGGGGCATCCTCCTTCACTTCTCCTACGACCTCGAGGACGGCCAGATCATCCTCTTCCGGGGCGTCGAGGAGGCCAAGTTCAAGCGGCCCGTGGTCCCGGGGGACCAGCTGATCCTGGAGGCGGAGATCCTGAGCATCCACCGTGGTCTGTGCCGGATGAAGACCGTCGCCAGTGTCGACGGCAAGCCGACCACGTTGGCCAAGCTGACCTGTTTTTTCGAGGTGCCCGCCGGGGCGCCGGAAATCAAGAACCGCAAGAAAAAGGGGTAA
- the lpxA gene encoding acyl-ACP--UDP-N-acetylglucosamine O-acyltransferase: protein MAEIHPSAIVDSRAELADDVHVGPFCVIDGPVRIGSGTRLKSHVVVEGRTIIGEGNTIFPFAVIGVVPQDLKFSGEPAQTIIGDNNIIRESVTIHRGTAASNQTVVGDQNLLMAYCHVAHDCVVGDHVIMANAATLAGHVTVEDHATIGGLVGVHQFTTIGGHCYIGGGSMITKDVLPFVVVFSYPSVRVGAVNVIGMQRRGFDPEAIKLVKRAYRFIFRSGLSTSNAVKRIREELEPTPEIEHILDFIEKSDRGLLYDTAKN from the coding sequence TTGGCGGAAATCCATCCCAGCGCAATCGTAGACAGCCGGGCCGAACTGGCCGACGACGTCCACGTCGGTCCCTTCTGTGTCATCGACGGCCCGGTGCGTATCGGCTCGGGCACCAGGCTCAAGAGCCACGTCGTCGTCGAGGGCCGAACGATTATCGGCGAGGGCAACACCATCTTTCCCTTCGCCGTCATCGGCGTGGTGCCCCAGGACCTGAAATTCTCCGGTGAGCCGGCCCAGACGATCATCGGTGATAACAACATTATCCGTGAATCCGTCACCATCCACCGCGGCACCGCGGCCAGCAACCAGACCGTCGTCGGCGACCAGAACCTGCTGATGGCCTACTGCCACGTGGCCCACGATTGCGTCGTCGGCGACCACGTGATCATGGCCAACGCGGCTACCCTGGCCGGTCACGTCACCGTCGAGGACCACGCGACCATCGGCGGTCTGGTCGGCGTGCATCAGTTCACCACCATCGGCGGCCACTGCTACATCGGCGGCGGTTCGATGATCACCAAGGACGTGCTGCCCTTCGTCGTCGTCTTCAGCTACCCCAGCGTGCGCGTCGGGGCGGTCAACGTTATCGGCATGCAGCGGCGGGGGTTCGATCCCGAGGCCATCAAGCTGGTCAAGCGGGCCTACCGCTTCATCTTCCGCAGCGGCCTGTCGACCTCCAACGCCGTCAAGCGCATCCGCGAGGAGCTCGAGCCCACGCCGGAGATCGAGCACATTCTGGATTTTATCGAGAAGTCGGATCGCGGCCTGCTCTACGACACGGCCAAAAACTGA